A region of Salirhabdus salicampi DNA encodes the following proteins:
- a CDS encoding ASCH domain-containing protein, translated as MSNNSTIQMWENYRKINPNAPKDYEAWAFGDSKEMADELANLVLEGKKTATSSNYTLYELENEVLPFVGLHNIILDGDGKAVGIVETTSVEVVPFDEVTAEHAYLEGEGDRTLTYWRDVHETFFKKEFEIIYQEFNYKIPVVCERFKLIYKK; from the coding sequence ATGAGTAATAATTCAACTATTCAAATGTGGGAAAACTATCGAAAAATTAATCCGAATGCACCAAAAGATTATGAGGCATGGGCTTTTGGAGATTCAAAAGAAATGGCTGATGAACTTGCAAATTTAGTGTTAGAAGGAAAGAAAACAGCAACATCATCGAACTATACGTTATATGAATTGGAAAATGAGGTATTACCGTTTGTTGGTCTTCATAATATTATTCTCGACGGGGATGGAAAAGCTGTTGGAATAGTAGAAACTACATCAGTAGAGGTTGTTCCTTTTGATGAAGTTACTGCAGAACATGCCTATTTAGAAGGTGAAGGTGACCGTACGCTAACATATTGGCGTGATGTTCACGAAACCTTCTTCAAAAAAGAGTTTGAAATTATATATCAAGAGTTTAATTACAAAATCCCAGTTGTTTGTGAAAGGTTTAAGCTAATTTATAAGAAATAA
- a CDS encoding YetF domain-containing protein: MSVSNMKRNDLKMDVYELFLRVFLSYVVLFILTRIMGRKEISQMTFFNFVSAISIGSIAAALVVNNNVSIRNGILALVGWTIITLILEFLDIKSFTARKLIVGEPVVVIHKGKIMDNGMQKTRLVIGELIAMLRQKNIFSIQDVDYAIIEPSGRLSVKLKYDNLPVTKRDLNVSNAPSHNYSPDTTGVIFDGKVNKTNLENLNLNERWLKTQLQQQGVQSAKEVFYAEVQNDGTLYIDKKDDQIH, encoded by the coding sequence ATGAGCGTATCTAATATGAAGAGGAATGATTTAAAAATGGATGTATACGAACTTTTCTTACGTGTTTTTTTATCCTATGTTGTACTTTTTATCCTAACCCGGATTATGGGAAGAAAAGAAATCAGCCAAATGACGTTCTTTAATTTTGTTTCAGCTATATCCATTGGTTCCATTGCTGCGGCACTTGTTGTCAATAATAATGTTTCCATCCGGAACGGTATATTAGCATTAGTCGGTTGGACGATTATCACTTTAATTTTAGAGTTTCTTGATATCAAGTCATTCACAGCTAGAAAACTCATTGTAGGAGAACCAGTGGTAGTCATTCATAAGGGGAAAATTATGGATAACGGAATGCAAAAAACCCGTCTCGTTATAGGAGAATTAATCGCAATGTTACGACAAAAAAATATCTTTTCGATTCAGGATGTAGATTATGCCATTATAGAACCGAGTGGCCGTTTATCTGTAAAATTAAAATATGACAATTTACCCGTAACGAAACGTGACTTAAATGTTTCGAATGCACCTAGTCACAACTATTCACCAGATACTACTGGTGTTATATTCGACGGAAAGGTAAATAAAACAAATTTGGAAAACTTAAATCTGAATGAAAGATGGCTAAAAACCCAACTACAACAACAAGGTGTTCAATCTGCTAAAGAAGTATTTTATGCTGAAGTTCAGAATGATGGAACCTTATATATTGATAAAAAAGATGACCAAATTCATTAA
- a CDS encoding NAD(P)/FAD-dependent oxidoreductase, which yields MMSYIVVGAGILGASTAYHLAKAAVDVTIVDRYDEGQATEAAAGIVCPWLTQRRNKPWYRLVKGGAKYYPSLIEELHELGEKETGYRQVGALSLHSDKTKLNKMEERAYARREDAPEIGEIKRLTPKETQALFPPLSEQYGSVYISGGARVNGRALRDSLIRAARKYGAKVRTGDAKLHIERDEITGIIVDDEVLEGEQVIVTAGAWARDLMKPLDVTFSVSPQKAQIIHLQLRGHDTNDWPVVMPPNNKYILAFQNGKIVMGATHEDEVGFDSRVTAGGIHDIFDKTLSIAPGLRKGSLLEVRVGFRPFTPDFLPVVGPMPYYKGLWLANGLGASGLTSGPYLGAELAKLVLGKLTDLNIDDYNIMDAIRQDS from the coding sequence ATGATGTCATACATAGTCGTTGGAGCAGGTATTTTAGGAGCATCAACCGCTTACCACTTAGCGAAGGCCGCTGTAGATGTTACTATTGTGGATCGATATGACGAAGGACAAGCGACAGAAGCAGCAGCCGGAATTGTTTGTCCATGGCTAACGCAGAGACGTAACAAACCGTGGTATCGTTTAGTAAAAGGGGGAGCAAAATATTACCCCTCACTAATTGAAGAACTCCATGAATTGGGTGAAAAAGAGACTGGTTATCGACAAGTAGGTGCACTTAGTCTCCATTCGGATAAAACGAAACTGAACAAAATGGAGGAAAGGGCATACGCCAGAAGGGAAGATGCCCCAGAAATTGGTGAAATTAAAAGACTTACACCAAAAGAAACACAAGCACTGTTTCCACCACTCTCTGAACAATACGGTTCAGTGTATATTAGTGGAGGTGCCCGGGTAAACGGCAGGGCACTTAGGGACTCTTTAATTCGAGCTGCCAGGAAATATGGAGCAAAAGTCCGTACCGGGGATGCTAAATTACATATTGAACGAGATGAGATAACAGGTATTATCGTAGATGATGAAGTATTAGAGGGAGAACAAGTTATTGTCACGGCTGGAGCTTGGGCTCGTGATCTAATGAAACCGTTAGATGTTACCTTTTCCGTTTCTCCTCAAAAAGCACAAATTATCCATTTACAGTTACGAGGACATGATACTAATGATTGGCCTGTTGTGATGCCGCCGAATAACAAATATATTTTAGCTTTTCAAAATGGCAAAATTGTAATGGGAGCAACTCACGAGGATGAAGTAGGTTTTGATTCCCGCGTGACCGCTGGTGGTATTCATGACATTTTCGACAAAACGTTATCGATAGCTCCAGGTTTAAGAAAGGGTAGTTTATTGGAAGTTCGTGTAGGTTTTCGTCCTTTTACGCCAGATTTTCTCCCGGTAGTGGGACCGATGCCATATTATAAAGGATTATGGCTTGCTAATGGACTAGGTGCATCTGGTCTTACGAGCGGGCCTTATCTAGGTGCAGAACTAGCTAAATTAGTGTTAGGAAAACTTACAGATTTAAATATAGATGATTACAATATAATGGACGCGATCAGACAAGATAGCTAA
- a CDS encoding class D sortase encodes MRQWGLLNWLMFAIFFMSTLSAIYSLAQIYVTEVKADKALLQFSEELSSPEYLDEQKPVIKATRFSQTHYEERPKVGEVFAKIEIPSIKLEAAIIEGTGVEQLDKGVGHYEGSVLPGETDNTVLAGHRDTVFKSLKNVEIGDIVRITTAKGTFVYEIQEQLVVDKHDRTIIVPTESATITIITCYPFDFIGPAPERFILQGVLIDET; translated from the coding sequence ATGAGACAATGGGGTTTGTTAAATTGGTTAATGTTTGCCATATTCTTCATGTCAACACTATCAGCAATCTACTCCTTGGCACAAATTTATGTAACAGAAGTGAAAGCAGATAAAGCACTTCTTCAGTTTAGCGAGGAACTTAGCTCTCCTGAATATTTAGATGAACAAAAACCTGTTATTAAAGCAACCCGTTTTAGTCAAACACATTATGAGGAACGCCCTAAAGTGGGAGAAGTATTTGCAAAAATCGAGATTCCGTCCATAAAATTAGAAGCTGCAATAATTGAAGGAACAGGAGTAGAGCAATTAGATAAAGGTGTTGGGCATTATGAAGGAAGCGTACTTCCAGGTGAAACTGATAACACTGTGTTGGCAGGGCATCGCGATACGGTATTTAAATCGTTAAAAAACGTGGAAATAGGAGATATAGTGAGAATTACAACTGCTAAAGGTACGTTCGTTTACGAAATTCAAGAACAATTAGTAGTCGATAAACATGACCGCACAATTATTGTTCCAACGGAGTCTGCAACCATCACAATTATTACGTGTTATCCGTTTGACTTTATTGGACCTGCACCTGAACGGTTTATTTTGCAAGGAGTTTTAATAGATGAAACGTAA
- a CDS encoding MFS transporter, with product MMGKWVALCWISISLLFVLSLWFSATAIISELHKVWDLSPLLKSWVTASVHIGFISGTLISACLGITDRYNNRSIFSVLALFGAIFNGLLIFVNNAFIGIILRLLTGLALAGVYPPAVKLLTQWFPRKRGTAMGVLIGALSLGSALPHVIVTIFSFMNWQYVILASSCLALVAAIIVRFILIDKEPLAQHHKFSMKILKKVLQNRPVMLANFGYFGHMWELYGMWTWLPAFLMVSFNVESGNVSSLFPAFVAFVAIGIGGGVGCVIGGIWADKIGKSKFTILALSISAMCSCTIGFTYGKSIWVTVIISTLWGMSVIGDSGQFSASVAEFAQPEYIGTALTFQMSVGFFVTTIPIYLISILQPMIGWEWVFTILSIGPILSIVSMMKLRRFEIVHNKVENL from the coding sequence ATGATGGGGAAATGGGTGGCATTATGTTGGATTTCCATTTCATTATTATTTGTCCTTAGTTTATGGTTTAGTGCAACGGCTATCATTAGTGAGCTTCATAAAGTGTGGGACTTAAGTCCTCTGCTAAAATCATGGGTAACTGCCTCTGTTCACATAGGGTTTATTTCGGGAACACTCATAAGTGCGTGTCTCGGAATAACGGATCGATATAATAATCGCAGCATTTTCTCCGTTTTAGCTTTATTCGGAGCGATTTTTAATGGATTACTTATATTTGTAAACAATGCTTTTATAGGTATTATACTGCGATTGTTAACCGGTCTAGCTCTCGCAGGAGTTTATCCTCCTGCTGTTAAATTATTAACGCAATGGTTTCCCCGAAAAAGAGGAACGGCAATGGGGGTCTTGATAGGTGCTCTCTCCTTAGGTTCAGCTCTTCCTCACGTTATCGTTACGATCTTTTCCTTTATGAACTGGCAATATGTTATTTTAGCGAGTTCCTGTTTAGCGCTAGTAGCGGCTATTATCGTTCGTTTCATATTAATAGATAAAGAACCTCTTGCCCAACATCACAAATTCTCTATGAAGATATTAAAGAAAGTATTACAAAATAGGCCTGTTATGTTAGCTAATTTCGGTTATTTTGGGCATATGTGGGAGCTATATGGGATGTGGACATGGTTACCAGCTTTTTTAATGGTCAGTTTTAACGTGGAATCTGGTAACGTAAGTTCTTTATTTCCTGCATTTGTCGCATTTGTCGCAATCGGTATAGGTGGAGGAGTTGGCTGCGTAATAGGCGGCATTTGGGCAGATAAAATAGGAAAATCAAAGTTTACAATCCTGGCATTGTCCATTAGTGCAATGTGTTCTTGTACTATAGGTTTTACATATGGCAAGTCTATTTGGGTTACAGTCATCATATCGACGTTATGGGGAATGTCCGTTATTGGTGATTCAGGTCAGTTTTCTGCGTCAGTGGCAGAATTTGCTCAACCTGAATACATTGGAACAGCTCTTACATTCCAGATGTCTGTCGGGTTTTTCGTCACAACGATACCGATTTACTTAATTTCTATATTACAACCTATGATTGGATGGGAATGGGTTTTTACGATTTTAAGTATTGGTCCAATATTAAGCATTGTCTCGATGATGAAGTTAAGGAGATTTGAAATCGTACACAATAAAGTGGAAAATTTATGA
- a CDS encoding gamma-glutamylcyclotransferase gives MNNKNHKVFVYGTLRKHEKNERLLDNATCIAHQAWTYGRLYDTGNGYPAMVIDASKLTYGELYDVNDEQLQKVDELEGFREGASQNHYEREFVTIYTDNGAVNAYVYTYDVTKIRNLEEVQFGDWKCHQHLNKDSFLYFAYGSCMDDERFQLANVDHHFSSMLGCGVVDGYLLSFTKHSHDGARADIVETNGHKVEGKVYEIGKEALSYLFKREGVYAGAYRPAFIDVIINEKKYHDVLTFLVIEKQPEIAPPINYATEILRGAKGIVSDEYYNKVQQELYDKFNLIIHV, from the coding sequence ATGAACAACAAAAATCACAAAGTTTTTGTTTATGGAACTTTACGAAAACATGAAAAGAATGAAAGATTGTTAGATAATGCAACATGTATTGCCCACCAGGCATGGACATATGGAAGGTTATATGATACAGGAAATGGCTATCCCGCAATGGTAATCGATGCAAGCAAATTAACATATGGTGAACTTTATGATGTTAATGATGAGCAGTTGCAGAAAGTGGATGAGTTAGAAGGATTTAGAGAAGGGGCGTCACAGAACCACTATGAAAGGGAATTCGTCACAATATATACGGACAACGGGGCAGTGAATGCATATGTTTATACATATGATGTTACAAAAATACGTAATTTAGAGGAAGTTCAATTTGGTGATTGGAAATGTCATCAACATTTAAATAAAGATTCTTTTTTATATTTTGCTTACGGTTCGTGCATGGATGATGAGCGATTTCAATTAGCAAATGTAGATCATCATTTTTCCAGTATGTTGGGGTGTGGGGTTGTAGATGGTTATCTACTATCTTTCACCAAACATTCACATGATGGCGCCCGAGCTGATATCGTTGAAACAAATGGTCACAAGGTAGAAGGAAAAGTTTATGAAATCGGGAAAGAGGCTTTATCATATTTGTTTAAAAGAGAAGGGGTCTACGCAGGTGCGTATCGCCCAGCCTTTATTGATGTAATCATTAATGAAAAGAAATATCACGATGTCTTAACGTTTCTTGTTATTGAAAAACAACCTGAAATTGCACCACCTATAAATTATGCTACTGAAATATTACGCGGTGCTAAAGGGATCGTTAGTGACGAATATTATAATAAAGTCCAGCAGGAACTATATGATAAATTTAATTTAATCATTCATGTATAA
- a CDS encoding ribonuclease HI family protein, protein MIEVYTDGAAKGNPGLSGVGIFIKDNETVYQYSFHLGTYSSHEAEFMAVIKALEICQTLFPNEILSFRTDSRVVVDVIEKDFTKNKNFLPYLEKIRNEASRFPYFFIKWIPKTKNKQADKLAKEAIHTTKT, encoded by the coding sequence TTGATTGAAGTATATACGGACGGAGCGGCAAAAGGAAATCCCGGATTAAGTGGAGTAGGGATTTTTATAAAAGACAATGAAACTGTATATCAATATTCCTTTCATTTAGGGACTTACTCCAGTCACGAAGCAGAATTTATGGCGGTTATAAAAGCATTAGAAATTTGTCAAACATTATTTCCTAATGAAATTTTATCGTTTCGTACGGATTCACGTGTTGTTGTAGACGTTATCGAAAAAGATTTTACGAAGAATAAAAACTTTCTACCCTACCTAGAAAAAATACGTAACGAAGCGAGTCGTTTTCCATATTTTTTTATCAAGTGGATTCCGAAGACGAAAAATAAGCAAGCCGATAAACTAGCAAAAGAGGCTATACACACAACAAAAACGTGA
- a CDS encoding DUF2254 domain-containing protein — translation MFNKQMYWLRSRFWFIPLMYGGFAVLLAIFSLWFESRVQNTALIHSLFLSDLDLSQTILSSISASLLTMTTITFSTILVVLTTYLSEFSPRALQNFIIDKHTQRVLGIFVGGFIYSILLLLFLRESTEKKEFVVPSFAVLLAIICLIVFVFFIHHVSSWIQVSNLIHTITLETVDKIEKDLQDRKDVNEDAPWEDWESEEISHMKPIQILGKKAGYIQHFDVDGLMKQATKDDCIVKVEKEIGEYVDEDTSLLSIWTMYPHNISNDYDKYISVGARKVAYDDIEFGLIKLVEIGLRALSSGINDPNTAINCIENLGKLLAKLGKKHLPRNFLNDEEKNLRVILQRPSFADYLYKSFYQIRQNGSDDISVLSSLISTLAFIAESNSELIKQDVWEFSQYIVEGIDREALLSLDRKHLNKQLTLLYKATGHKNKFEPI, via the coding sequence ATGTTCAACAAACAAATGTATTGGTTACGTTCAAGGTTTTGGTTTATTCCATTGATGTACGGTGGCTTTGCAGTACTTCTAGCTATCTTCAGTTTATGGTTTGAATCTCGAGTGCAAAACACTGCATTAATACATAGTTTATTTTTATCAGACTTAGATTTATCCCAAACCATTCTTAGCTCTATATCAGCTTCATTATTAACAATGACAACGATTACGTTTTCAACAATCTTGGTAGTATTAACCACATATTTATCTGAGTTTTCACCTCGAGCATTGCAAAATTTTATCATCGATAAACATACTCAACGTGTATTAGGGATTTTTGTCGGTGGTTTTATATACTCAATTTTACTTCTGCTTTTTCTACGTGAATCAACGGAGAAGAAAGAATTTGTGGTACCATCCTTTGCTGTTTTGTTGGCTATTATTTGTTTAATTGTATTTGTATTCTTTATCCATCATGTTAGCAGTTGGATTCAAGTTAGTAATTTAATACATACTATTACATTGGAAACAGTAGATAAAATAGAAAAAGATTTACAAGACCGTAAAGATGTTAATGAGGATGCTCCTTGGGAGGATTGGGAAAGTGAGGAAATATCCCATATGAAACCTATACAAATACTAGGGAAAAAAGCGGGATATATCCAACATTTCGATGTAGATGGGTTGATGAAGCAAGCAACAAAAGATGATTGTATTGTGAAGGTCGAGAAGGAAATAGGAGAATATGTGGATGAGGATACCTCCCTTCTTTCCATTTGGACAATGTACCCTCATAACATATCGAATGACTATGACAAATATATTTCTGTAGGTGCTAGAAAAGTCGCTTATGACGATATTGAATTTGGGCTAATTAAACTAGTTGAAATAGGTTTACGTGCTTTATCTTCTGGCATCAACGACCCAAACACTGCGATAAACTGTATTGAAAATTTAGGGAAGTTATTGGCGAAGTTAGGGAAAAAACATTTACCCCGTAATTTTCTTAATGATGAAGAGAAAAACCTGCGGGTCATTTTACAGCGACCATCCTTCGCAGATTACTTATATAAAAGTTTTTATCAAATTCGTCAAAACGGCTCCGATGATATATCGGTTTTATCATCGCTAATTTCAACATTAGCCTTTATAGCGGAATCTAACTCAGAACTTATTAAACAAGATGTATGGGAATTTTCACAATATATTGTTGAAGGCATTGATCGAGAAGCGTTATTATCCCTTGATCGAAAACATTTAAACAAGCAATTAACATTATTATATAAAGCTACTGGTCACAAAAATAAATTTGAGCCGATATAA
- a CDS encoding YidH family protein yields the protein MNKDVDEARYSREHLANERTFLAWLRTAIATMGVGFIASVYHFQMNIYPSRLGDIIALLIGLSSLLLSILTVCFALYSYFTKRKQINKQMFRSSNKLLVIITLFILILSCLYVIYLIVVYSS from the coding sequence TTGAATAAAGATGTAGACGAGGCGAGATATAGTCGCGAACATCTAGCTAATGAAAGAACCTTTTTGGCATGGCTCCGTACAGCGATAGCTACAATGGGTGTAGGTTTTATCGCTTCTGTTTATCATTTTCAAATGAATATTTATCCTTCACGTTTAGGAGACATCATCGCTTTATTAATAGGACTATCATCTTTGCTTTTAAGTATTTTAACTGTTTGTTTTGCTTTATATAGCTACTTCACAAAACGAAAACAGATAAATAAACAAATGTTTCGTTCATCCAATAAATTACTGGTTATCATTACTTTATTTATTCTCATCTTGTCATGTTTATATGTCATTTATCTTATCGTTGTTTATTCTTCTTAA
- a CDS encoding ring-cleaving dioxygenase, with protein MSLKGIHHVTAITSSAEKNYEFFTYVLGMRLVKKTVNQDDIGTYHLFFADDKGSPGTDMTFFDFPGIPKGSHGTNEIFKTSLRVPDDAALEYWVKRFNRLQVKHSGIKEQFGKKTLSFVDFDDQQYQLVSDENNEGVSSGTPWQKGPIPLEYAITGLGPLYVRVANFEYFKEMMEKVLQFKEIDKDGSFHLFEVGEGGNGAQVVVEHNVMLPDARQGYGTVHHAAFRVEDRSVLNEWDKRMRSFGFQTSGFVDRFFFGSLYSRVAPQILFEFATDGPGFMGDEPYETLGEKLSLPPFLESKREQIESYVRPIDTIRSTKPIEKEYE; from the coding sequence ATGAGTTTAAAGGGCATACATCATGTTACGGCTATTACAAGTAGCGCCGAGAAAAATTATGAATTTTTTACTTACGTTTTAGGGATGCGCCTCGTCAAGAAGACCGTTAACCAAGATGATATAGGAACTTACCACTTATTTTTTGCAGATGATAAAGGGAGTCCAGGTACGGATATGACATTTTTTGATTTTCCGGGTATACCGAAGGGCTCTCATGGCACAAATGAGATATTCAAAACCTCTCTTCGTGTACCAGATGATGCTGCTTTAGAGTACTGGGTGAAACGTTTTAATCGGTTACAGGTTAAACATTCTGGTATTAAAGAGCAGTTTGGTAAAAAAACACTATCATTTGTAGATTTTGATGATCAACAATACCAACTGGTATCTGATGAAAATAATGAAGGAGTTTCGTCGGGAACACCATGGCAAAAGGGTCCGATTCCGTTGGAATATGCTATAACAGGATTAGGCCCACTTTATGTACGTGTAGCAAACTTTGAGTATTTTAAAGAAATGATGGAGAAGGTACTCCAGTTTAAAGAAATTGATAAGGATGGGTCATTTCACTTATTTGAAGTGGGAGAAGGTGGGAATGGTGCACAAGTTGTAGTCGAACATAACGTTATGTTACCGGACGCACGCCAAGGGTACGGAACAGTTCATCATGCAGCTTTCCGTGTTGAAGATCGCTCGGTCTTAAACGAATGGGATAAGCGTATGAGGAGTTTTGGCTTTCAAACGTCCGGGTTTGTAGATCGTTTCTTTTTTGGCTCATTGTACTCACGTGTAGCTCCACAAATTTTGTTTGAATTTGCAACTGATGGTCCAGGCTTTATGGGGGATGAGCCCTATGAAACACTTGGTGAAAAGTTATCGTTACCACCGTTTTTAGAATCAAAGCGTGAACAAATTGAAAGCTATGTGCGACCGATTGATACAATTCGTAGTACAAAACCTATTGAAAAAGAATATGAATAA